A window of Phaseolus vulgaris cultivar G19833 chromosome 4, P. vulgaris v2.0, whole genome shotgun sequence genomic DNA:
TTATTGGGCCCATTTTATTTTCTGTCTTTGCCACATGTTTAGGCATTGCTTTTCTTATATGTACACTCCTGCCTTTTACTTTCTAATACCCAATATACTTTTACGCTTACAAAGAGCTTCTTTCTTTTGCGCCCTTTTACCCTTCGCACCCTCTATTTTCTCTGTTCTTCTCTCTCATCACGATTAAGGTTTGTCCTTTGCATATTGCGCTCTCTGTTTCTTAATTCTTATTGCACGAGCCTTAGTAAAACTGAAATCTCGAATTCGCGcaagagaaaatataaaaaaaaaaacaataagtaAAAATCATGACCAATAATCAAGAGTGGAGATtcgatttttaaaaaatctcttcatttttttcaaaagaaaatattcttaaaaCTATATTAAAGAGGGTAATTCAATGTAGTAATTAATGATTACcaataactaaaaatatttaaaacaatatGAACAAAAGGCacacaatattttatattcaaattctTTCTGAATTATCTAGTTAATTCAAACAAGGTCAATCTTACACTTAAAAATCTTCAATTATCTAGTTACAAGAACTTTTATGTAAATAgaacaaaaaaatacaaattactCCTTTAAACATCCTttgaaaaattaacaaaaatactTAATTACCTACAAGACACCAAACATTTGTGCCACTgcaataaaatcatgaaatagaaactaatttttagagaccaaaataattagttgcaatagtaactaaattagaaaccattttagaaactaaataaaaaattggtttctaaattagtttctattattattaaatagtttctaaattgatatctaattagcaaccaaggttttaactaccaattaattagttgcaatagtaactaaattagaaaccattttagaaactaaataaaaaattggtttctaaattagtttctattattgttaaatagtttctaaattgatatctaattagcaaccaaggttttagagaccaaatttaattggtagttaaaaccttggttgctaattagataccaatttagaaactatttaacaataatagaaactaatttagaaatcaattttttatttagtttctaaaatggtttctaatttaattactattgcaactaattattttggtctctaaaaattggtttttatttcatgattttcttgtagtgtgcaAAATTACCAATACAAGATATaaaagaaaaggcaaaataTATATCACCTAAAATATGACAGGTTTAAAACGAAAAATATATAACATGAtcattatttattatgaatctcaacctcttctttttcaaacaaGATGTAATGCATAATACTGAAAGAAAACCCATGTTTAGAAAACAATTGAGttctttttgaaaatattgaaaGGTATTCTTCTAAGAAAACTTCAaggttttttctttttaaagtaGTTTCAAAGAGTTATATGGTTACTAACTGATATAATCGATTATTATGTTATTCACgtaattcaaaaacaattttgtctcaacataatttattatttttaatcataaataattatttactaatGTAAGGTTTTTAAAATTGCTTACCATAATTAATTATTGcctaaaataatcaattatttcttaaacatataaaaactaattttgataAGGATAATCGCTTATTACTTTATATTATGAActtaacataattgattattatgTTTAGAAAGATAAATAATAAGTTTTTCAAAGTAAATTTTCTCAAGATCATCTTAGAGATTGATTCATGTTTTACGTTTTTATCATATTAAGATAATCAATAGAGATAGGAACGTCAACAAAAGGTGTAGACATTATCAAATCAACACATCATGTTTTGCTAACAGAGAAAACCACAGATCCCTCACTCAAATCACCATTGTTTTGGTTTTTACATGAAACTAAATTCATTTTTTCAAAAGGAGGCATGAGCTAATGAGATTCACGAAGACTATAATAAAAGTACAGCTTTGCACTCATATCTAAATTGGACCTTATGTTTGTGTGGAAAAGGAATTTTGGGCACCTTCTCATTTTCTAACATGGTAGAGGAGTTCCCTTgtcttcaaattttaaattgcaATTGGAGTTAAAGTTTCATAACATTTATTGTTAATGTGATTACGTTGAGTTTTTGCTAAAATAGAAGTTGCAGAGTAtgttgttaaaaattgtttatcacttttcttTTAGATatactctttttattgtttagcattttgtttaaattttttctattatattacTGTGTTATGTGTAGAGGATTTAATATTCGCCATAATTTTGTTCGAGGGATAGGACTTAATGAAGCTCTCAATGtttcattttcaatttattataatattaggTGCTTTTGAATTTTAATGATGAGTCATGGATTCTTATAGCTAGTAGCTATGAACTAGCACCAGTGGAAAAAGAGAGTTTGACAACGTCTATAGACAACGATTTAAGTGATAACATCGTTTAAAAAAATACGGTgacaattttgtaaataagaaaaacatataGGCGACGGTTCTAATTATAATCTATTTTCTAGACTATGGTTTGGTGAGAAATTGTTGCTTATGATGGACATTATAGACTACAGTTTATTAGGCAACCATCGCCTATAGCTATGTGTTCCATATAGATTATGGTTATTAGTCAAGAAGTGATGAATCAATTATAGTAGCATATCACCGAACAAGTGATAGAGAATGTTACCGACAAGGTTATTCAGATGGTAACTCATCAAGTTACTCTACAAATGAGACATGAGTTTCAGGAACAACTCCATATCTTATGTATATCACAACTCCATTCCAACAGCATGTGACTCCCACTCTCAAGGGCTCAAAAGGGAGTTGTGTAGCTCCTGCTGAATAGGGGATGCATTGGCGAGATAAGTCAATGTGAGTTACTTGTAAAGGATGATTTCACTCATCGGATGGTGGTTAGAGGGAAAGTCTTTGAAGGGGCCACTACCTTACATAATGTGGCTCTCCCCCTGGTGTAGTAAAGGTCAAGATGGAGAACTGGAGAACGTACAAGTTGTTGATGCTCCTATTCATCTGCCTTCAAATGAGGTAACTAATGTGGTTAAGGCATTTCAGACATTCATAGCCTGGAATAAACACCTCGTTCCGACTTATTACTAAACCCCAGTAagaaattaatttgtaattattaatttatatttatattatatttaatttaatgaaaatattctttattttgtagCAACTGCATTGAAAACCAagactgcaaaggaagaagcaACTAATTTCCattgacgatcctatagctgCATTATTATAGATTGTTGTGGCTATTGGTACAAACCTAACGGAGGTTCTGGGGATGGTACTGATTTTGGAAGAAACGGTAAAATCTCTTTATACATACACATGTCTGATGTGTTAGAGGTTGCAACTGATAACGAGTACCTGAATAGATTCGTCATTTAGTTTTGGATGATGTAAGCCATCACGAACTGTTTGGTTACAGGGgaaacataaatattttgtcccttatattaatgaataAGTATAGTTTTTAAGTcattaattattagtatttcaTCCTTTAAAGTTTTACTAATTATTTTCATGGATGATGCATGCATCACTGACAATTACTTTTAATATTCGTAATTGATAACGGTTGTGTGATTCTGTTCATTGCACAAGAAGTCACTGATATCTCAAGCAACTAGTGGACAAGTAATTACATTATCAACTTACCTATGTATATTACTTAAAAGTCttcaaataagtttttttattaattagctCATACACTAGATATAACATATTTAAAGGTGGGCCAAGTGCAAGGTCCCAAAAGATCATATGGTTGAACCTAAATGTTTgtaattttcattaattaattttctgtctttttgtccttcttgtttgttcaaaatattaatattaacttttcattaatattgaattgtagtgtaataaacaatTAGGAGGGTATTAGTGTGGCTATTATGTATTATTGTTTATGATAAACTATGTGTACTTTAAACACTAATTTTTACTTATTCTGTGTCGTAGTATTTTATGGATGATCAACCACTAAATTCGAAATAAATGGAATATGTGAAGAATGTCTTGCCACATAATTCATTTCGTTTTATAACATAGATGAATATTATAAGTTTAATCTCTATATGTGTGTGCGCGTGTGCATTAACGTGTGCATGTgtctataataatataaataaactatGAATGTTGatattttctataattaaaaattataattaaaaaactataGATGAAGTTCTTTATGATTCTAAAACTAAGACCTAATTAAGGATTGTAAAAGgagatatataaaaatatttttatattagtgtgtatttttttataatagattatttttaaaggaaaaatgtGTAAACCttgttagaaaaaataaataaaagcatGGCAAAATATTAAAAGATTTATCTCATAAGTAATATACACAGTTACATATATTCAACCATAATCAATGGCAGTTGTCTCCACTTTTAATGTGATGCCAAAAAATTGGATCTGGAAATGCATGTGCCTTTGGACCTTCTTGTCGCGCAAAAtaagataatatattttatgttttccatatttgtttatattatcTCTTCCAACATGGACAGCTTTTTCATCCTTATTTTACAAACAACTCATTATTGTATATCACATAATAATTCTAATAACCAAATCatacaatattatatataaaaaatataagatatcagccatttatttatttagttccatttccatttccatatgaaaattaaataaaaacattgagTAGATTTTGACCGTTGAATTAAGATATTCTGAATGCTCTGACACCGATGAAGATCTTCCAAACATGTTGGATTATCATGGAAAAACACCACATGTTACAGTTGTTAATTAGTAGtggagatgtttttttttttttttctgcatgaAATAATGGAATCTAGGAAATCCAATTCAGCAATGGTGGGCGATGGAATCTGCAACTTGGACTTCAAATTTTGTCCTTTGAATTTGAACTATGGAATCCAATTCCTTGAGGCTGTGATTTATTTACTTTTCAGTTATCCAGCTATGGAAAATTTGCAAAGAAAAAAATCACTTCACCAACTttgattataaaataattatcttaataatataaatatataatttcaattaaatGGTAAAAGGGTATATTATCCTCCTATAATTAAAgctatatataataaaaatttaaatttaaaaaagacaATATTATTTCTGTATATGTCGGAGGAAAACAATATATACAGAAATAAAATGTATTAATTGATGACGCAATTATCTTTAGAAAGTACAAAGTTAGAAGAAAAAtacacataaaaataataaataatagatGATATTACCcagcattttttatttatattaaaactcCAGATAAATGTTATTTAATCACTATTCATGATTTTTAAGCAACAATTTAAGAAAGAGTGACTAATAAATAGtgatatataaaatgaaaattcgATCActgtataatatatttattgttttaaaattaggTCGAATCATGGGACAGatcaaataactttttaaaataaacatgaaATTAATAAAGAACAAATCGAAAAGTCCAAAATTGGTATAAAAAAACCAATTCAATAtgtctttttcaattttttatttttactttaacttTAAAGATACTTTTAAGAAGAATAAAGTACATATTTAAATCTAAATACTCGATATTATCTCTTCAATAATTATTCATTTTCATTGTGTAATAATTTGGtcacttttatattttctaatttcttCATCctaattattcttaattttatttcttaagaTATTActtagtattaaaaaatataaactcaaTTACGACCAATTCcactattattaaattattattttagattattacATCCTGAAAATTTAGTGCTTAATTTTCGAAAGGAATATTTCTTTATTCAAAGTTGGATGCTTAAGAGTTAACGTTCTTCGTTGATATTCTGTTTTGAAAGTTTACTATTAATTTTGACGAAATTTCGTGAATATATACTTCAGAAAATATACTTTCTTTCAAATCAAACCATCgtttttgtgaaaaaaataataataattttgatacACACTTTGGGTTGATTTTGTCTTCTATAACCAAGATTGAAGATTCGTGATCATGATTCAAAACACTTCTATTTTACCCCAAAAAAACTATTATAGCCATTGTACGGAACacctaattaaagaaataatttttttaattgaggttttattaacaaatattcTTATAAAAGGTTGAGATGAATTCTACAATAAAGTGTTTGAAGTGTCTAatttctatattattattatttatttaaatatattatttatcatcTAGAAAGAGAATGATGTATATAAAGATATTCCCACATTAAACTTAGCtccataataaatatataataataaacaattaatattttgaaaatttcacttatttatattattgatagtCAACAAGTTTCTATGTGTATGAAGTTATAAAGTAATCGTGTTTTCAATTAGGTTTTAAAATTAGTGGTATGATGCATGATATTCACTTTATTTTCTGATCTACTTACAAATAAATAATCTTATTTAAGTTTTTAACTATAAGAGTTAGGAATTGATTCATTTCTTTAATAAGTTATTGAATTCATTAATATGAGATGTTAAGGACACATTCCATCCATACgtgtaaataattaaatattaaaaatagtaaagtTAGAATATACTTTTAATAGTATAATACTGGAGATATATGAtaagttaaaattgatatatatatatatatatatatatatatatatatatataaactttattCTATCAGATAGGTTAAGCAATCCATATGTAAAGAACGAAGCTggttaacattttaaaattaattgtaattttagaTTTATATCCAACTAATTGTtcgttttgatttgttttaaaaaGTTGAATCAAAAGtgtaaaaagtattttttttttaaatttaagtcagattgataaaattaatttcattttttaaacatagtaatttgatatataaattataacgtgtgtatatattttattaaaatattattattttaaaatgttttagtataatcataatttaaaaaaaaactaatgtatAATCAGTTTAACTTAAATTCATTCTAATCATAAATTAAATAGATAAGGTTTTCGTGGTGCAAGATGTGGTatatacttaaaataaaataaaaagtaataattaaaaggagacaaataaatataaataataaagaagTGATATTTTGCATAATGGAGCCACTCACTAAGCACAGCAACTAAACTGATTGGTGAGGCATCACCTCCTCTTCCCCTCTTATCTTCAATATTAAATATTGGGGTATGTGTTggaaaaaataaagtattattataattattttaagtttaattgatttaatataaattatgtatattagaattaacattttttttataatgattctCCAAAAAACCATATATAAAATGGTGAATTTCTTGGTAAGAGgatataaaagaaatttatatccacaataatataaacattaaatttttgtatttctatttttcttaCACTTCGAAGGACTAATTTGAgtaacattaattatttttaattatattaattacataataaattttgataatattttttacaatattaaCTTTTATCATGTGGATATCTTTCTattatatagaaattaattttagagaaaaaataataattaatattatattgattaaattatatatatatataataaagactaaaataataattaatatcaaaataatttttaaattaatatttaactaattatcataaaattaattatcatgATTTTTTTGATAGTGTACATATAATTATCTTTCGTTTCATCTTACTTATTATACCAAAAAGTTATATCTATAAGTATATTTTCTCTATTTCCTTAGAAGTGTTCTTATTGGTTCATGCATTCAAGTGGGAAACAATAATATCTCTGAAAAAGTTAACTTTCATGCTCCCCATCTATCAACCAAATAGTAGAAACGTAGAAAATAAAACCATGAAAGTGAAATCGATGAGATTGACGTGAAAGTTCTTCCATGGAATCAAACAAAGGAAAGGCAAAAAATAATAGATGAACACAACGCAAGTCTTATGTCATATAATTCTTGTATATCATAAATGATTGAGAATTTTTGAATTAAGTATAAAGTAACGATAAAATATTACACAATCACTTATTATAAGTGATTACGTGATGCTGTATTATAATTGTAATGATCATGATATGTTGAATCAATTCTTATCATATTGAATCaattcttatcttttttatggaaaaaaatGTTCAAAGTTCTTCCAAGATAAGCTTGCATAATCATTGATTATTCAAAACTCATTCTTTTCAAACCCAACCTTTCAATGGAATCTACAAGCATTTGGATTGAGATTCGTTTTTTCACACCGACCATGGTTAAAAACCTATATTTTTTGTTAAGGGAGAAAGCTCATGAtcattaaatttatgaaaaaatatattattcagATCAAAATAAGTTCATGCAAATTAGAGATCGTGATATCATGATTTAgatgttaatattaattaatccCTTTTCATTTCAATGTGTTGTTATCACTAAGAGCATGATCAATGGCTAATTggtgattcacaatatttttcaaattccaCAATCAAAACTATCCATATATAAACTATATAGATTTATAGAAATATTAATCtaaaattaaagtatatttcactgtatatattttaaaacaaataatatcaTGATATGGAGATACAAcattaattaactaaaaatgTCTTGTATCAATATATTGTTAAagctataaattttttttaaaaaatataggatatatattgttattctgtgaggttctatccgttttatcatttttttacacaaaatgaaaaaaaatatatataaaatactaAATCCAGTCAAAACAATATGAAGTATAACTcaagtttaaattaaaatgtgACGAGTTCAATAACTTTTAAAACTTTGAGCCAGTCAAAGCTTtctttaaattgaaataaactaCACAATTAATGTAGTCTTTTTTACAAATTTAGTTTATACATCAATAAATTGCAGAAATCTCTCATGATTTTTAgaactttttgtattttagtttgtgtaaattaattttaacttaccatttttttttctcttttaaagttttataaaGAAGTTTATCCAAATATTAGAAGTGTTTGAGAAATTAAACCTTTAACATTAGAGAAATGTCAACAAGTATTTTAGAACATTAGAGGAATGTCAACATTATTTAAGAAATGAtagaaataacaaaatattgtaGGAAAGCATTATCAATAATGCCTCTCACTGTAATTACTATAATAGtaatattgtaatttttaataacaaagaAACTTTGTAGTGTGCAAGAACTTGTTAGTGACAAACCCACTTGCATCCATTGCACATAACATTACTAATCAATTTGAAGTCTTTTAAGAATGGGAAGTTTGTATGATGGTTAAATGAAAGGAACCAACTTGACTTGAACACATTCCATTTTATCCTCATTGCACTTGCATTTCCAACAGAAGCACCAAAATAAAGcagattttcattttatttaaagcACAATTCCATCTGATCACAGAACTCTCTACATTTACAAAAGTGAATGAAACCATGCTTCCTAGCTAATTAGAAGACTGCAGCTTTAAGTCTCCTTCCCAACTCCTTTCTGTTCAGAGAAAAATGATCATGCTGTTAGCATCAAAACAAGTATTTCCTATAATGAACAAGAAATTTAATTTAGCATACCTCATCAGTTGCCTATCAAAGCCTGAAGCAGCCAAGAGCCCTCTATTCTCTTCAGCCCTTCTTAAGAGGTAAGGCATGACCATTTCTACAGGTCCAAATGGCATATACTTGCTAACCTGAAACCCTGCATTGCTTAATCCATAGGAAAGTGCCTCTGACATTCCATATAGCTGTGCAAATTCTAGCTTCTGCTTCACCTTTCCAACTCCCAGTTCATGAGCTTTTGCCACAGCCAATTTCCCTACACAACATTCACACCATAACAAACACTTTAAATTGGGATGCTGAGTCTTCTTATATCATAACATGGAAATAGTACATGCACCAACATTGTAAATGTTAGAAATTAAACACTAATTGTACCTGATTCAATATTGTGAGTTGCAAGAACAACTGAATCAGGTCCATTGGCAACCTTCTCCAGCATAAATGATGCACAGTCATTGAAGCAATTGTGTGTGTCCTGAATGGTATTGTGAATTGGGGATGCATGTCCAAAAGACTGAGCCAATTTTCTCTCTGTGGACATGTAAGCACCCCTCACCAATTTGAACCCCATTGGAACTCCCATTTTCTCTGCTGCATTTGTTGTGAGCAATAACCTGTCCTTGGCATCTTTCAGGTAAGTTTGGATGGTCCCAAACACAATGGGGTTGCTAGCTTTGTTGTGCTTGATGGAAGCAGCGTATGTGAAGTAATCAATAGCTGGCTGAACAGTGGTGTGTTCAGCATCAACCAACAAAGGAATATTGGCCTCCTCACACTTTTGGCAAAGTTGAAGGAGTCTCTGGTTGGCAAGTTGCAGATCGCTCTCTTCTTCTGGGGTTAGAGGCTCTGGTCTCTTCTGTGTGTGGTACAAAGGGCTAGTTTCTGCGAAAATTGGGAGGGAATCTTGCTTCCATGGCAAAACAAATGAAGGGTCTTTCTGTTGCCATCTTAGAAGGTCACTGAGTCTTTCAAGCAATGCCATGGGGCATATTGCAGTGATTTTCACAATGACAAAGCTCACCTGTCACATCAAAAGGTTGCACGAGTTAACACcagaaaacacagaaaaacagATGAGCAATACAACAAACACGTCAACCCCATGGCCTACCAAACACAATGCAAGAAAATTGACAGTGAAATCATTGAAAACTTTGCTAGAAATTGATGAAAGTTCCGTGTCTGTCATGAACTATTTATCTCAATTCGTACACTCTGCAATTTTTTCATGGCATGAGAGTGAATCACAGCTCATGTGTGCAGAAGCAATACCAAATTGCCAACCCCATTGTCCTCTTTCTGAGAGGGACCAAAACAACACATCCCACATCAAAACGTTGATTTTCTGACAATGATTCGTGCATGGTACCCACTTGAAGATTCAATCACACAAAAATCAAACACGCTGCACAGTACGTGTTCCATTTCAAGGTTCCACACAATTATACAAAATACTAACACCAGTAGGAATCTTTAAATCATCTGATTCAAGAAAaggaatttttaatttaattaaaaaagaattgATCAAAAAGTTGTTCTATTTTCACTCATTCTCTTCTGTCAGAATCAGTATTTTTTAATATGCAAAATTAActggtaataaaaaaaaaaagagcgatTCACAACAAGTGGTCAcgcacttttttttctttggttaCTGTACCAAATAAATGAGACAAATAAAGAGCATTGAAACATCATAACTTCTGAAAAATATAATCAATACgcataattaaagaaaaagaatgacACCCGGTTTTATCTGAACAAAAGTCTCAAATTAAATCACAGTAAATTACAAGGAACAAAATCTTTCCATGcacatttattctttttttaatttaagagttacaaaattaaaacatttcaaaataattttttttttctctgggAAAACAAAAAGGCACACGATTCCACCAAATCGATATCAGAAaagggtaaaaaaaaaaaattatcaactgAGGTTTTCAGTTCGAGTAAAATTTTCACCATCGAAACTTCATGCACCCATTTTTttactaactattttttttcttttattatcaattaaaaataactaatttatagGAGAGGAAAAAAAGACACTGAATTGAAGTGGGACCCACTTCACCGACTATCAGTGGCTTT
This region includes:
- the LOC137837073 gene encoding proline dehydrogenase 2, mitochondrial-like, encoding MATRVIPPRILKKFRYNTATKPLNAVHPSLTPAIAPPAFFEKPPSVAAEVALGMDDAERLFASVSTGRLLRSASVLHATAVGPMVDLGMWVMKSPLLQSGLPRDLVMSVTRETFFSHFCAGEDAAGASKSIGVLNDAGLRSMLVYGVEDAHDNEGCDQNLNGFLHTVTVSKSLPPSSVSFVIVKITAICPMALLERLSDLLRWQQKDPSFVLPWKQDSLPIFAETSPLYHTQKRPEPLTPEEESDLQLANQRLLQLCQKCEEANIPLLVDAEHTTVQPAIDYFTYAASIKHNKASNPIVFGTIQTYLKDAKDRLLLTTNAAEKMGVPMGFKLVRGAYMSTERKLAQSFGHASPIHNTIQDTHNCFNDCASFMLEKVANGPDSVVLATHNIESGKLAVAKAHELGVGKVKQKLEFAQLYGMSEALSYGLSNAGFQVSKYMPFGPVEMVMPYLLRRAEENRGLLAASGFDRQLMRKELGRRLKAAVF